From a region of the Thermoplasmata archaeon genome:
- a CDS encoding winged helix-turn-helix domain-containing protein produces MWDGILLKRYLLDKYNIDLEVRQCQNIFHKLGFRLRRPRPMIVKGDQDLKDDFKKTPE; encoded by the coding sequence ATGTGGGATGGCATTCTTCTAAAAAGATATTTGCTGGACAAATATAACATAGATCTTGAGGTAAGACAGTGCCAAAACATATTTCACAAACTTGGATTTAGGTTAAGAAGGCCCAGACCTATGATCGTAAAAGGAGATCAAGATCTTAAAGACGATTTTAAAAAAACGCCTGAGTGA